The Mucilaginibacter yixingensis genome window below encodes:
- a CDS encoding DUF6427 family protein: MISLFRSYNPVNVLWLALWLVVLRVFYMLVAPGNVEFVFIESFARKLVPVNYEHALNFSVNVLLAGMLVLVQAMLINYLVNHYNLLSKPTFLPALMYITLASLYTPFLTLSPPLICNFLVIWMLSKILAFYKGADIKAKAYDLGMIAALGSVIYFPFIYFVLAIWIAFIIFRPFDWRDWAASILGYATIFFFLAVFYYLNDHLHDFFKIWDPLGTRLPERITLNYYKYLLLIPVVLIIVLGMFKLQGTFFRSSIMVRKVFQLLFFIFLIGGLSFYVKPTFHLEHFLLCAVPLAIFFAFYFVSATTRWFYESLYFLLVAGIIYFQFNTF, translated from the coding sequence ATGATCAGTTTATTCAGAAGTTATAATCCTGTAAATGTACTTTGGCTGGCGCTTTGGCTGGTGGTGTTGCGGGTGTTTTATATGCTGGTGGCCCCGGGCAATGTGGAGTTTGTTTTTATAGAGTCGTTTGCGCGCAAGCTGGTACCGGTAAATTATGAGCATGCATTAAATTTTAGTGTCAATGTGTTACTTGCCGGTATGCTGGTGTTGGTGCAAGCCATGCTCATTAATTACCTGGTTAACCATTATAACCTGCTGTCTAAACCAACATTCTTGCCGGCGTTGATGTATATAACGCTGGCCAGTCTTTACACGCCGTTCCTGACGCTGAGCCCGCCATTGATCTGCAATTTTCTGGTTATCTGGATGTTGAGCAAGATTCTGGCTTTTTACAAGGGTGCCGATATTAAGGCCAAAGCCTATGATCTGGGTATGATAGCTGCGTTGGGCAGCGTGATCTATTTTCCGTTCATTTACTTTGTACTGGCGATCTGGATTGCGTTTATCATCTTCCGCCCGTTTGACTGGCGCGATTGGGCCGCATCTATCCTTGGTTACGCTACCATATTCTTTTTCCTGGCGGTGTTTTACTATCTGAATGATCATTTGCATGATTTTTTCAAGATCTGGGATCCGCTGGGCACACGCTTGCCGGAGCGTATTACCCTTAATTATTATAAGTACCTGCTGCTGATACCTGTTGTGCTGATTATTGTACTGGGGATGTTTAAGTTGCAGGGAACCTTCTTCCGCAGTTCTATTATGGTGCGTAAGGTTTTTCAGTTATTGTTTTTTATTTTCCTGATTGGCGGGCTGTCGTTTTATGTAAAGCCAACCTTCCATTTAGAACATTTTTTGCTGTGCGCAGTGCCGCTGGCTATATTTTTTGCATTTTATTTTGTTAGCGCCACCACCCGCTGGTTTTACGAGAGTTTGTACTTTTTGCTGGTGGCTGGCATAATTTATTTTCAGTTTAACACTTTTTAA
- a CDS encoding cupin domain-containing protein produces MAQSENYQFEDNIKWEDAGNGVQRQVFGYDDKVMLVKAKFETGGIGSLHSHPHSQVTYVESGVFEMTIGDETKTIRKGDGYYVPPHVVHGVTCTEAGMLVDAFSPFREDFL; encoded by the coding sequence ATGGCACAAAGCGAAAACTATCAGTTTGAAGACAACATTAAATGGGAAGATGCTGGCAACGGCGTTCAGCGCCAGGTTTTTGGTTATGACGACAAGGTGATGCTGGTAAAAGCCAAATTTGAAACAGGCGGCATCGGCAGTTTACATAGTCACCCGCACTCGCAGGTTACTTATGTAGAGAGCGGCGTGTTTGAAATGACCATTGGCGACGAAACTAAAACCATCCGCAAAGGCGATGGCTATTATGTGCCTCCGCATGTGGTGCACGGCGTAACCTGTACAGAAGCCGGCATGCTGGTAGATGCATTCAGCCCTTTCAGAGAAGATTTTTTGTAG
- a CDS encoding DUF58 domain-containing protein: protein MKKFFRLFYKDLFLARRLFALLATSVVLFLAAFFFPWLGILPLLFFCAVVVLLLVDLLMLYRTKAGVFARRHAPERLSNSDENEIRLFVENRYPFAIHLGILDEIPHQFQRRDVWFKSNLASRQQKWINYNLRPVKRGEYDFGDIRVYVQTALSLVARRYTIPQAQVLPVYPSFLQMRKYELMAISNRLSEFGIKKIRRIGQSMEFEQIKTYVAGDDYRTINWKATARHGALMSNSFTDEKAQHVYCVIDKSRAMKMPFEGLSLLDYAINTSLVLSNVAMLKEDKAGLITMAEKVGAIVPADRKPGQIGKILEVLYKEKTRYLETNMELLYSTVRRVMRQRSLVVFFTNFESLSSMERQLPFLIRIARYHLLLVVFFENTELRTLSEQRATDVEGIYIKTIAEKFAYDKKLIVKELTRHGIQSILTSPQNLTVNTINRYLELKARQKI from the coding sequence GTGAAAAAGTTTTTCCGCCTGTTTTATAAAGACCTCTTCCTGGCCCGGCGTTTATTTGCGCTGCTGGCAACGAGTGTTGTTCTGTTTCTGGCGGCTTTCTTTTTCCCCTGGCTTGGTATTTTGCCACTGTTGTTTTTTTGTGCGGTTGTGGTACTGTTGCTGGTAGATCTACTAATGCTTTATCGCACCAAAGCGGGTGTATTTGCCCGCCGCCATGCGCCTGAGCGATTGAGCAACAGCGATGAGAACGAGATCAGGCTGTTTGTAGAGAACCGCTATCCGTTTGCTATTCATCTGGGTATTTTGGATGAGATTCCGCATCAATTTCAGCGGCGCGATGTTTGGTTTAAAAGCAATCTGGCATCGCGTCAGCAAAAATGGATCAATTATAACCTGCGCCCGGTAAAGCGCGGTGAGTATGATTTTGGTGATATCAGGGTTTACGTACAAACGGCATTGAGTCTGGTAGCGCGCAGGTACACCATACCGCAGGCGCAGGTGCTGCCGGTTTATCCCTCGTTTTTGCAAATGCGTAAATACGAGTTGATGGCGATCTCTAACCGTTTGAGCGAATTTGGCATCAAAAAGATTAGGCGGATTGGTCAAAGTATGGAGTTTGAGCAGATTAAGACCTATGTGGCCGGCGATGATTACCGCACCATCAACTGGAAGGCCACGGCCAGACACGGTGCATTGATGTCTAACTCGTTTACTGATGAGAAAGCCCAGCATGTGTATTGCGTGATTGATAAATCGCGCGCCATGAAAATGCCATTCGAGGGATTGAGTTTGCTGGATTACGCCATCAACACCAGCCTGGTGCTCAGTAACGTGGCCATGCTTAAAGAAGATAAAGCCGGGCTGATTACCATGGCCGAAAAGGTAGGAGCCATTGTGCCTGCCGACAGGAAGCCCGGGCAGATCGGTAAAATTCTGGAGGTGCTTTACAAAGAGAAAACACGTTATCTGGAAACTAATATGGAGCTGCTGTACAGCACTGTGCGCAGGGTAATGAGGCAACGCAGTCTGGTGGTTTTCTTTACTAATTTTGAGAGCCTGTCGTCTATGGAGCGGCAGTTGCCTTTCTTAATCAGAATTGCCCGTTATCATTTGCTGCTGGTTGTGTTTTTTGAGAATACCGAGTTGCGCACCTTGAGTGAACAGCGAGCAACTGATGTAGAAGGTATTTATATTAAAACCATAGCCGAGAAGTTTGCTTACGATAAAAAGCTCATTGTAAAAGAACTGACTCGCCATGGTATTCAATCCATCCTCACCTCTCCACAAAACCTTACTGTAAATACCATTAACCGTTACCTGGAACTAAAGGCAAGACAAAAGATCTGA
- a CDS encoding MoxR family ATPase encodes MEENALFEQRTDLSKLNAAVEQIKATLGSIVVGQHEVIELLIAGVLADGHLLIEGVPGVAKTLTAKLIAKAISAQFSRIQFTPDLMPSDVIGTSVFNPKTTEFEFKQGPVFGNIILVDEINRAPAKTQSALFEVMEERQITVDGTTYPMQEPFIVLATQNPIEQEGTYRLPEAQLDRFIFKVEVQYPSLQDEIDILTRQHQQKTSEQLTHIAPVLSAEEIVTLRKQVRELHVEHKLLEFVAKIIVETRNHKSLYLGGSPRASLAVISGAKAIAAINGRDFVTPEDIIRVAAPVLRHRIVLTPDKEMEGISPDEVIAQIIHKIEVPR; translated from the coding sequence ATGGAAGAGAACGCCCTGTTTGAACAACGGACCGACCTCAGCAAACTCAACGCTGCGGTTGAACAGATAAAAGCTACGCTGGGCAGTATAGTTGTTGGCCAGCACGAAGTTATTGAACTGCTGATTGCCGGTGTACTGGCCGATGGCCACTTGTTAATTGAGGGCGTACCGGGCGTGGCCAAAACGCTCACCGCCAAGTTAATTGCCAAAGCCATTAGTGCACAGTTTTCGCGCATACAGTTTACACCAGATCTGATGCCGTCTGACGTGATTGGTACTTCGGTTTTCAATCCAAAAACTACCGAGTTTGAATTTAAGCAGGGGCCGGTATTTGGCAATATTATTTTGGTGGATGAAATTAATCGTGCACCTGCCAAAACGCAATCGGCATTGTTTGAAGTGATGGAGGAGCGTCAGATTACCGTTGACGGTACCACTTACCCAATGCAGGAGCCATTTATTGTATTGGCTACCCAAAACCCGATAGAGCAGGAGGGAACTTACCGTTTGCCCGAAGCGCAGCTGGATCGTTTTATCTTTAAGGTAGAAGTACAATACCCGTCGCTGCAGGATGAGATTGATATTCTTACCCGCCAGCATCAGCAAAAAACGTCTGAACAATTAACCCACATCGCTCCGGTTTTAAGTGCCGAAGAAATTGTGACCTTGCGTAAACAGGTACGCGAGCTGCACGTGGAGCACAAACTGCTGGAGTTTGTGGCTAAAATTATTGTAGAAACCCGCAATCATAAATCATTGTATCTGGGTGGTTCGCCGCGTGCATCGCTGGCGGTGATTAGTGGCGCCAAAGCTATTGCTGCTATTAACGGGCGCGACTTTGTAACGCCCGAGGATATCATCCGAGTGGCAGCGCCGGTACTGCGCCACCGTATTGTGCTAACGCCTGACAAAGAAATGGAAGGCATATCGCCTGACGAGGTAATTGCGCAGATTATCCACAAAATTGAAGTGCCACGCTAA
- a CDS encoding DUF4350 domain-containing protein, translating into MKSLRIYIIVLSALLVVYLVAQYNRPKPVDWSLSYSKDDKIPFGTYVLYNRIGDIMPGARVISYREPFYNVLHNYGTLHGAYVIIADGVNPSKYDTEALSDFVNAGNDVFIATSYLGESLQKKFKLRTQMVLDDKHTPVRLINKYLDSARNYNLGHNAGALYYDQIDTVHATVLGVNKNRRPNFVKYRVGKGNIYFNTNPLFFTNYGILNKDGEAYAAKALSYLKPTNMVIWDQFAALGPDDDDSTMRVFLRYPTLRWAFYLSVFSLLIFTVYEAKRRQRVIPVIEPLRNETADFVTTVGNVYFERHDNADIAIKKINYFADFLRANLQLNANLDDPDFYDRLVQKSGVDAGLVRHLLDHIIYLGQQQTVTDQELIILNNLIDKFYAKTK; encoded by the coding sequence ATGAAGAGCCTGCGCATCTATATTATAGTGCTGTCGGCACTGTTGGTGGTTTACCTGGTGGCCCAATATAACCGGCCTAAACCTGTAGATTGGTCGTTATCATACAGTAAAGACGATAAGATTCCTTTCGGTACCTATGTGCTGTATAACCGTATCGGCGATATCATGCCCGGTGCGCGGGTAATCAGTTACCGCGAGCCTTTTTACAATGTGCTCCACAACTATGGCACGCTGCACGGGGCTTATGTTATTATTGCCGATGGCGTAAATCCTTCAAAATACGATACCGAGGCCCTTTCTGATTTTGTAAACGCGGGCAATGATGTTTTTATAGCGACATCTTATCTTGGCGAATCCCTCCAAAAGAAATTTAAGTTAAGAACCCAAATGGTTTTGGATGATAAGCATACTCCTGTACGGCTTATTAATAAATACCTGGATAGTGCGCGCAATTATAACCTTGGGCATAACGCCGGTGCGCTTTATTATGATCAAATTGATACGGTGCATGCCACCGTGCTGGGGGTGAACAAAAACCGTCGGCCCAATTTTGTTAAGTATCGGGTGGGTAAAGGCAATATCTACTTTAATACCAATCCGCTATTTTTTACCAATTATGGGATACTGAATAAAGACGGCGAAGCGTATGCTGCCAAAGCCTTGTCATACCTAAAGCCAACCAATATGGTGATCTGGGATCAATTTGCTGCGTTAGGGCCAGACGATGACGACTCTACCATGCGCGTGTTTTTACGATACCCTACCCTTAGGTGGGCATTTTACCTCTCGGTTTTCAGTTTGCTGATATTTACTGTATATGAAGCCAAGCGCCGGCAGCGCGTTATTCCGGTTATTGAACCGCTGCGTAATGAAACGGCCGACTTTGTGACCACGGTTGGAAACGTGTACTTTGAGCGCCATGATAATGCCGATATTGCCATAAAGAAGATTAACTACTTTGCTGATTTTTTACGTGCCAATCTGCAACTGAACGCCAATCTTGATGATCCCGATTTTTATGACCGGCTGGTGCAAAAATCAGGTGTTGATGCCGGGCTGGTTCGTCATCTGCTGGATCATATCATTTACCTGGGTCAGCAACAAACGGTTACCGATCAGGAACTGATCATACTAAATAATCTTATTGATAAATTTTACGCCAAAACCAAATAG
- a CDS encoding DUF4129 domain-containing protein, translated as MAKNQKVKVARILSNIDSSLTMKKGFILILLLIGLVFAGMAAPLPVKQVKPKHSIVIDSSKVNVRGFNQAALNKYKASGDFNYEDKPESRGSSWWHRFWHWVWFQWNRFWDWVGHVLARLFGKVHGGVHSLSYLRYLLIFVLAVLIAFIVAKLFDIDLRRLFSRKSKQVGGVPYTEEIENIHEIEFDGAIADAVDAKNYRLAVRLLFLRSLKQLADAGLIDWKADKTNSDYARELQNAEHKHGFLSVARQFEYVWYGDFAVAEPLYGQINNSFTDFKHLIVKP; from the coding sequence TTGGCCAAAAACCAGAAGGTGAAAGTGGCCCGCATCCTGAGCAATATTGATAGCTCATTGACCATGAAAAAAGGCTTTATACTGATACTCTTGTTAATAGGGCTGGTGTTTGCCGGCATGGCCGCGCCTTTGCCTGTAAAACAGGTTAAGCCTAAGCATTCTATTGTTATTGATAGCAGTAAAGTAAATGTTCGGGGCTTTAACCAGGCTGCGTTGAATAAGTACAAAGCCAGCGGCGATTTTAATTACGAGGACAAGCCCGAGAGCCGAGGTAGTAGCTGGTGGCACCGTTTCTGGCACTGGGTATGGTTTCAGTGGAATCGTTTTTGGGATTGGGTGGGCCATGTGCTGGCAAGGCTGTTTGGTAAAGTGCACGGCGGCGTCCATTCCTTATCTTATTTAAGATACCTGCTTATTTTTGTGCTGGCAGTGCTTATTGCTTTTATTGTTGCCAAGCTATTTGATATAGATCTGCGCCGGTTATTTAGTCGCAAAAGCAAACAGGTGGGCGGCGTGCCTTATACCGAGGAGATTGAAAACATCCATGAAATAGAATTTGATGGCGCCATTGCCGATGCTGTTGATGCCAAAAATTACCGGCTGGCGGTGCGTTTGTTATTTTTACGCAGCCTCAAACAACTGGCTGATGCCGGGCTGATTGACTGGAAGGCCGATAAAACCAATAGCGATTATGCGCGTGAATTACAGAACGCGGAACACAAACACGGTTTTCTGAGCGTAGCCCGCCAGTTTGAATATGTTTGGTATGGCGATTTCGCGGTAGCCGAGCCGCTTTACGGGCAGATTAATAACTCGTTTACCGATTTTAAACACCTCATTGTAAAACCATGA
- a CDS encoding stage II sporulation protein M, which translates to MREALFVKQNTARWRKYETEKTSDPDELAERFISITDDLAYAKTFYPQSKTTGYLNGLASGFHQSIYKNRKEKSNRFLSFWRHELPWLFYQHRRELLVSFLFFITFFLIGIFSAKYDGSFIRLVLGDDYVNMTNENIAKGDPFGVYKGENEWLMFWMIAKNNLTVTAITYLFGIVLSVGTLYHLFKNGLMVGCFQYLFIAKGLAVKSILVIWIHGTLEISTIILAGTAGLIMGNSIVFPKTYSRMVSFKKGALNGMKVIIGISPIVVTAAFFEGFVTRHTEMPVWLSCCILGGSAAFIIWYVILYPIYLSQKLKPVSSNERESRPEPSA; encoded by the coding sequence ATGCGTGAAGCACTGTTTGTAAAGCAAAATACAGCCAGATGGCGGAAATATGAAACCGAGAAAACCAGCGACCCTGATGAGCTTGCGGAGCGTTTCATATCTATAACCGACGATCTGGCGTATGCCAAAACCTTTTATCCACAATCTAAAACCACGGGCTACCTCAATGGGCTGGCCTCTGGCTTCCATCAGTCTATTTATAAAAACCGGAAAGAGAAAAGTAACCGTTTCCTTTCATTTTGGCGTCACGAGTTGCCTTGGCTGTTTTACCAGCATCGCCGGGAGCTTTTGGTATCGTTCCTGTTTTTTATAACCTTCTTCCTGATCGGTATTTTTTCAGCTAAGTACGACGGCTCTTTTATCAGGCTTGTTTTAGGCGACGACTATGTGAACATGACTAATGAAAATATTGCCAAAGGCGATCCATTCGGGGTTTACAAAGGCGAAAACGAGTGGCTGATGTTTTGGATGATTGCCAAAAATAACCTTACGGTAACGGCTATTACTTATCTGTTCGGCATCGTTTTGTCTGTAGGTACGCTTTATCATTTGTTTAAAAACGGACTGATGGTAGGCTGTTTCCAATACCTGTTTATAGCTAAGGGGTTGGCCGTAAAATCAATATTAGTGATTTGGATCCACGGCACGCTTGAGATATCAACCATTATACTAGCCGGCACCGCGGGACTGATTATGGGGAACAGTATCGTTTTTCCTAAAACCTACTCGCGTATGGTATCCTTTAAAAAGGGGGCGCTTAACGGCATGAAGGTCATCATCGGCATCTCGCCCATTGTGGTTACGGCTGCTTTTTTTGAGGGCTTTGTAACCCGCCATACCGAGATGCCGGTTTGGTTAAGCTGTTGCATTCTGGGCGGCTCGGCTGCATTTATTATCTGGTATGTTATTTTATACCCCATATATTTATCACAAAAACTGAAACCTGTATCATCAAATGAAAGAGAAAGTAGACCTGAACCGTCAGCGTGA
- a CDS encoding RDD family protein, which produces MQTVRIRTSQNIDIDYEVAGLGDRILAHIIDTGVIAAFGYILYYIVIFTVLLSPGVLKSSGSGVAGIPVSIIVILIVFTTLAAFYDLVAEIFFNGQSLGKFAMKIRVVSLNGARPGTGQFFLRWVFRLLDLGITVGIGALIAVAMSEKKQRIGDMVAGTTLIKTQPRTQLDELYFLAPEDDYTPILPEVGNLTDNEISLIHEVITTFKTTGNSMVVYDMAMQIKNHLNMGIPAGMNEYDFLLAVVKDYNYVTSRTEV; this is translated from the coding sequence ATGCAAACCGTAAGAATAAGAACCTCACAAAACATTGATATTGATTATGAAGTAGCCGGTCTGGGCGATCGCATACTGGCACACATCATAGACACGGGCGTAATAGCCGCTTTTGGCTATATACTATATTACATCGTTATTTTTACCGTATTGCTGTCGCCAGGCGTACTTAAATCTTCGGGCTCGGGCGTAGCAGGCATCCCCGTATCAATAATTGTCATACTAATCGTCTTTACTACACTGGCAGCATTTTATGATCTTGTTGCCGAGATTTTCTTTAACGGCCAAAGCCTGGGCAAATTTGCCATGAAGATACGTGTGGTAAGCCTTAACGGTGCCCGCCCCGGTACTGGTCAGTTCTTTTTGCGCTGGGTTTTCAGGCTATTGGATCTGGGCATAACAGTTGGCATTGGTGCACTTATAGCAGTAGCCATGTCTGAAAAAAAGCAACGAATTGGCGATATGGTTGCCGGCACCACCCTCATTAAGACACAGCCACGCACACAGCTAGACGAGCTTTATTTTCTAGCCCCTGAAGATGACTACACGCCCATCTTACCCGAAGTGGGCAACCTAACCGATAATGAGATCTCACTGATTCATGAAGTAATTACCACATTTAAAACTACCGGCAACAGCATGGTGGTTTATGATATGGCGATGCAGATTAAAAACCACCTCAACATGGGGATACCTGCAGGAATGAATGAGTATGATTTTCTATTGGCCGTGGTAAAAGACTACAACTACGTTACCTCGCGCACCGAAGTTTAA
- a CDS encoding DUF2752 domain-containing protein — translation MIFCSLGQLVQWLQNHLLPCPLKYLTGIDCPGCGFQRSVIALLKGNLKESLHLYPAAIPFILTALFVAVDAYRGIDNSGLIKKTAYLITGNIMLISYVIKLYHLYA, via the coding sequence ATGATATTTTGCAGCCTTGGGCAATTGGTCCAATGGCTGCAAAATCATTTATTGCCTTGTCCGCTAAAATACCTTACCGGTATTGATTGCCCCGGCTGTGGTTTTCAGCGCAGTGTAATAGCGCTTTTAAAAGGAAATTTGAAAGAGAGCCTGCACCTGTATCCCGCAGCTATTCCATTTATACTTACCGCCTTGTTTGTTGCTGTTGATGCTTACCGGGGCATTGATAACAGCGGTCTGATAAAAAAGACAGCTTATTTGATAACGGGGAACATCATGCTCATTAGTTATGTGATCAAGCTATATCATTTATACGCTTAA
- a CDS encoding DUF5684 domain-containing protein: METYDSSAGTAVAAGAIVMFIVIMLLWVLIPIVGMWKAFSKAGKPGWAAIIPIYNYIVMLEITGKPLWWCILMLFPCTSLIFVVWNTNLISKSFGKSEGFTVGLFFLPFIFWPILGFGDAQYLGPSAKEAMAANRFGSADYQRPFDNNAQ, from the coding sequence ATGGAAACTTACGACTCGTCTGCCGGTACTGCCGTCGCTGCTGGAGCCATTGTTATGTTTATTGTTATCATGTTATTATGGGTATTAATCCCAATTGTAGGAATGTGGAAGGCTTTCTCCAAAGCAGGTAAGCCAGGTTGGGCCGCCATCATTCCTATTTACAACTATATTGTAATGCTGGAAATAACAGGAAAGCCATTATGGTGGTGCATATTGATGTTGTTTCCTTGTACATCATTAATATTTGTTGTATGGAATACTAATCTAATCAGTAAAAGCTTTGGAAAAAGTGAAGGTTTTACTGTTGGGTTGTTTTTTCTGCCCTTTATCTTCTGGCCAATCCTTGGATTTGGTGATGCGCAATACCTTGGCCCATCTGCAAAAGAAGCAATGGCCGCCAATCGTTTCGGCTCAGCAGATTATCAAAGACCTTTTGATAACAACGCTCAATAA
- a CDS encoding L-serine ammonia-lyase gives MQREQISVFDIFKIGIGPSSSHTLGPWRAAQQFVQSLQNRNVLSLVTQVKILLYGSLAKTGKGHGTDVAILLGLSGDDPVTFDVNNITYKVDQIKTSHQLELDGTQTISFNYEDDLLFLFAESLPFHPNAVTFQAFLNNGKAVSETYYSIGGGFVVQEGTEGQGRTEVDLPFPIDTAGDLLHWCIKTGLKIAEVVAENEAAWRPEQETRAGVLNIFRVIKECMYRGCHTTGHLPGGLNVARRAANLNRRLIGDAVYHNYDEWVAAIRHTGNNFKNTLDWVSCFALSINEENASFGRVVTAPTNGAAGVVPAVLQYLIVFCDSFTDDKIIQFLLTASEIGSIFKKGATLSAAMGGCQAEIGVSSAMAAAALTECLGGTQRQVLMAAEIAMEHHLGMTCDPIGGLVQVPCIERNTMGAIKAITASQLALQSNPDKAKVSLDAVVKTMWQTAQDMNFKYKETADGGLAINVPISLPEC, from the coding sequence ATGCAACGCGAACAGATTTCGGTATTTGATATTTTTAAGATTGGCATTGGCCCTTCCAGTTCGCATACGCTGGGTCCATGGCGTGCGGCACAGCAGTTTGTACAATCACTGCAAAACCGTAACGTTCTATCCCTGGTAACGCAGGTAAAAATATTACTGTACGGCTCGTTAGCCAAAACCGGCAAAGGCCACGGAACAGACGTTGCCATACTACTTGGCCTGAGCGGTGATGACCCGGTAACGTTCGACGTTAATAACATCACTTACAAAGTAGATCAGATCAAAACCAGTCATCAATTGGAGCTGGACGGAACACAAACCATTAGCTTTAATTATGAGGATGACTTGTTGTTTCTCTTTGCCGAGAGCTTGCCATTTCACCCTAATGCTGTAACCTTCCAGGCGTTTTTAAATAACGGCAAGGCTGTATCTGAGACCTATTACTCTATTGGAGGCGGCTTTGTAGTACAGGAGGGCACAGAAGGACAAGGCCGCACCGAAGTTGACCTCCCCTTCCCTATAGATACCGCTGGTGATTTGCTGCACTGGTGCATTAAAACCGGACTAAAAATAGCTGAAGTAGTAGCCGAGAACGAAGCCGCCTGGCGCCCCGAGCAAGAGACGCGCGCCGGGGTGCTCAACATTTTCAGGGTGATTAAAGAGTGTATGTACCGCGGCTGCCATACCACCGGGCACCTGCCCGGCGGATTGAACGTTGCACGGCGCGCCGCCAACCTTAACCGCCGCTTAATTGGCGATGCCGTTTATCATAATTATGATGAGTGGGTTGCAGCCATACGCCATACAGGAAATAATTTTAAAAACACACTGGATTGGGTGAGCTGTTTTGCGCTTTCCATTAATGAAGAGAATGCTTCCTTCGGCAGGGTGGTAACTGCCCCAACCAATGGCGCGGCCGGGGTAGTGCCTGCTGTGCTGCAATACCTGATTGTTTTTTGCGACAGTTTTACCGACGATAAGATCATCCAGTTTCTACTCACCGCATCAGAGATTGGCAGCATATTTAAGAAAGGCGCCACGCTATCGGCCGCTATGGGCGGCTGTCAGGCAGAGATTGGTGTATCATCAGCCATGGCTGCTGCCGCCCTTACCGAATGCCTGGGCGGCACCCAGCGACAGGTACTGATGGCAGCCGAAATTGCCATGGAACACCACCTGGGCATGACCTGCGACCCGATTGGCGGCCTGGTACAGGTGCCCTGCATTGAGCGCAACACCATGGGTGCCATTAAAGCCATCACCGCATCGCAACTGGCGCTGCAAAGCAATCCAGATAAGGCCAAAGTGAGCCTGGACGCCGTGGTAAAAACCATGTGGCAAACCGCACAGGACATGAATTTTAAATACAAAGAGACCGCCGACGGCGGCCTGGCCATCAACGTGCCGATAAGTTTGCCTGAGTGTTAA